A portion of the Amia ocellicauda isolate fAmiCal2 chromosome 22, fAmiCal2.hap1, whole genome shotgun sequence genome contains these proteins:
- the LOC136717846 gene encoding uncharacterized protein LOC136717846, producing the protein MSCNEDDLSVQLCKAVNDGDPRKVEALLIQRANPNLVLSKGAAAVHLAAGKETEKRIRCLRLLLQYGADPNVRSVDGLTPLHIAALWGCYQNLKLLLQNGGDANLEDQDGNKAADLADEQENRKCAQLLQEYQSYGLFEPEEEDPPRFQYSFYHSRISGDSFSFSGTREDTCAIPCDLSLLSDCPEGPLSSTRRSSQHSAYLNLSAISARPSVGGRCRRSGQSDLSDLAWRHTQTWRRDSEGGGEPQSVLSSTRISTAGGIGVLPVLQEDLPLSNCSFHPKPLELSSLPSNPEPVDSVCSSRRASRKSVSFKEGHEYFPATSAESHSQPPTEESSPAADETFDISEYSEFLDLERMATVLNFQGIDVTSPDHVFVFSRDAGSVSPDLDKTLVGHWPIEEEEADEEPEEIDTPVQPPPCSSSSSGSSGSRYSSCDSEPYTSAVEGSLHHRLASVVEEESSDRGQEVGPQPGVNKSSSFKGIHTPITESLEAESRPPSVVELPRQGVSLGGYVLDVESVEEFSQPSCSSSLETLPIQRSINSPNPDPEEAALRTMLNNLMLSTKVPQQDRIGADVLESMEESLADTVLVDPIHNETDSCLSADEELARQILLSSKLQSTSRASEEEEQPLMLSPFVTGRTRSRLSRCSLRANGSSILSSPSFLFDETLPTPTRLRRRTTKKHGDERLNSDGLGSSLSSEFESSGQTQTSLLEGNSIMEGGGSQDDTVLIPGSLADTVILEREESSEDGITDCLAKGVAHAVLGDYGGFVTDDLSSSGGEGAKLRLNVGQCPPGAPRTGESWVSDDLESSDPQSEGKVVVEGLAKGQMPDSCSSDDSPESQRDLPATPGAGYTPRYSVSRLSACHQPQRLADLSYTPGGRPLIPEVEEPVEYLYTDTEEGHELIECHVPPTANHTLSSDVTSSEDTVLYDWKSFHASPGKGKENQLPQEEVPSAIHKLPDRELRRQLQELGEEPGPINKTTRLIYMQQLCRLQHKQPKHNPGYSPELAASMHTFQLPDCRAHELALCQQFDQPDQNRKWREGVIKSSFNYLLLDPRVTTNLPSRSVSMHPAECFQTFIKAIFYVGKGKRSRPYSHLYEALEYYRGDRTSKKLCSKVQHILQVWATGQGVISLHCFQNVIPVEAYTREACMVDAMGLKMLTNKKRGDYYGVVATWPMKQRRELGVHLLYRAMLIFLAEGERQLRPADLRAA; encoded by the exons ATGAGTTGCAATGAGGATGATCTCAGCGTGCAGCTCTGCAAGGCCGTGAATGATGGCGATCCCAG GAAAGTGGAGGCCCTGCTGATACAGAGGGCGAACCCCAACCTGGTGCTGAGCAAGGGGGCAGCGGCCGTCCATCTGGCTGCAGGAAAGGAGACGGAGAAACGGATCCGCTGCCTCAGACTCCTCCTGCAGTATGGCGCTGACCCCAATGTCAG ATCTGTGGATGGCCTGACCCCATTGCACATCGCTGCCCTGTGGGGCTGTTACCAGAACCTCAAACTTCTTCTGCAGAATGGGGGAGACGCCAACCTCGAAGACCAG GACGGGAATAAGGCAGCTGATTTGGCAGACGAGCAGGAAAATCGCAAGTGTGCCCAGCTCCTGCAGGAATACCAGAGTTACGGTCTGTTTGAGCCAGAGGAGGAAGACCCCCCTAGATTCCAATACT CGTTTTACCACAGTCGGATCAGTGGAGACAGCTTCTCCTTCTCGGGCACTAGAGAAGACACCTGTGCTATCCCCTGCGATCTCTCTCTGCTCAGTGACTGTCCTGAGGGGCCACTCAGCAGCACACGGAGGTCCTCGCAACACTCCGCCTATTTGAACCTGTCGGCAATCAGTGCCAGGCCCAGCGTGGGAGGGCGGTGCCGACGGTCGGGGCAGTCTGACCTTTCTGATCTCGCCTGGCGTCACACCCAGACCTGGAGGAGGGATTCGGAAGGGGGCGGGGAGCCTCAGTCGGTGTTGTCCAGCACTCGGATTTCAACAGCTGGCGGAATCGGGGTTCTGCCGGTGCTGCAAGAGGACCTTCCCCTTTCCAACTGCTCGTTTCATCCTAAACCCTTGGAGCTGTCGTCTCTCCCCAGTAACCCCGAGCCAGTGGATTCTGTCTGCTCTTCTCGCCGTGCCAGCCGAAAGAGTGTGAGCTTCAAGGAGGGTCATGAATACTTCCCTGCTACCAGCGCCGAGTCTCACTCGCAGCCTCCAACTGAGGAGAGTTCTCCCGCAGCGGATGAGACGTTTGACATCTCGGAATACTCTGAATTCTTGGACTTGGAACGCATGGCTACCGTCTTGAACTTCCAGGGCATCGACGTGACGTCCCCTGATCACGTCTTTGTGTTTTCGCGGGATGCTGGCTCTGTCAGTCCCGACCTGGACAAGACTCTGGTGGGACACTGGCCCATAGAAGAAGAGGAAGCAGATGAGGAACCAGAAGAGATTGACACTCCTGTTCAGCCACCACCTTGTAGTTccagcagcagcggcagcagTGGCAGCAGGTATAGCAGCTGTGACAGTGAACCTTACACGAGTGCGGTAGAGGGATCCTTACATCACAGACTGGCTTCCGTGGTGGAGGAGGAGAGCTCAGATAGAGGACAAGAGGTGGGTCCTCAACCAGGTGTGAATAAATCCAGTTCCTTTAAAGGAATCCATACTCCCATTACAGAGTCACTAGAAGCAGAATCCAGGCCTCCATCGGTGGTCGAGCTACCCAGACAAGGAGTTTCATTGGGGGGATATGTGCTCGATGTTGAATCTGTTGAGGAGTTCAGCCAGCCTTCTTGTAGTTCATCTCTGGAAACTCTCCCCATTCAGAGGAGCATAAACTCTCCCAATCCGGACCCAGAGGAGGCAGCGTTGAGGACGATGCTCAACAACTTGATGTTGTCCACTAAAGTTCCCCAGCAGGACCGCATCGGAGCTGACGTGCTGGAGAGCATGGAGGAGAGCCTTGCAGATACTGTCCTAGTGGACCCAATCCACAATGAGACAGACAGCTGTCTAAGTGCTGACGAGGAGCTGGCCAGGCAGATCCTGCTCTCTTCGAAGCTTCAGTCCACAAGCAGAGCATCGGAGGAAGAAGAGCAGCCACTGATGCTAAGCCCCTTCGTAACAGGCAGAACCAGATCCCGTCTGAGTCGCTGTTCTCTGAGAGCAAACGGCAGTTCCATCCTCTCGTCTCCCTCCTTCCTCTTTGATGAGACTCTACCCACACCCACACGCCTCCGCCGCCGCACCACTAAGAAGCATGGTGATGAGAGGCTGAATTCAGATGGCCTTGGATCGTCTTTGAGCAGTGAGTTTGAGAGCAGCGGTCAAACCCAAACTTCTTTGCTTGAAGGAAATTCGATTATGGAAGGGGGTGGCAGTCAGGATGACACTGTCCTGATCCCTGGGAGCCTTGCCGACACTGTGATCCTGGAGAGAGAAGAAAGCAGTGAAGATGGCATCACAGACTGCCTAGCAAAAGGGGTCGCCCATGCAGTGCTGGGAGACTATGGTGGCTTCGTTACTGATGACCTATCCAGTTCAGGTGGGGAAGGGGCAAAGTTGAGACTGAATGTAGGTCAGTGTCCACCTGGGGCGCCCAGAACGGGAGAATCCTGGGTAAGCGATGACCTCGAGTCCAGTGATCCCCAATCTGAGGGCAAGGTGGTTGTGGAGGGTTTGGCAAAGGGGCAGATGCCAGATTCCTGTTCCAGTGATGACTCCCCAGAGTCTCAGAGGGATCTGCCCGCAACGCCAGGCGCTGGGTATACCCCGAGGTACAGCGTCAGCCGGCTGTCTGCCTGCCATCAGCCCCAGAGACTGGCCGATCTCTCCTACACTCCAGGCGGGCGCCCCCTCATCCCGGAAGTTGAGGAGCCGGTGGAGTACCTCTACACTGACACGGAGGAGGGTCACGAACTGATCGAGTGCCACGTGCCACCCACAGCCAATCACACCCTCTCCTCTGACGTGACCTCGAGTGAGGACACTGTGCTTTATGACTGGAAGTCCTTCCATGCCAGCCCAGGCAAGGGAAAGGAGAACCAGCTGCCTCAAGAGGAAGTCCCATCTGCCATACACAAGCTGCCCGACAGGGAGCTCCGACGCCAGCTGCAGGAGCTTGGGGAGGAACCAGGCCCAATCAACAAGACAACCAGGCTGATTTACATGCAGCAGCTTTGTCGTCTGCAGCACAAGCAACCGAAACACAACCCAG GATACAGTCCTGAGCTGGCCGCCAGCATGCACACCTTCCAGCTGCCCGACTGCCGAGCACACGAGTTAGCCCTGTGCCAGCAGTTTGACCAGCCGGACCAGAACCGGAAGTGGCGAGAGGGCGTGATCAAGTCCAGCTTCAACTACTTGCTGCTCGACCCCAG GGTGACGACAAACCTCCCATCCCGCAGCGTGTCGATGCACCCCGCCGAGTGCTTCCAGACCTTCATCAAGGCCATCTTCTATGTGGGCAAGGGCAAGCGCTCCCGGCCTTACAGCCACCTGTACGAAGCTCTGGAGTACTACAGAGGAGACAGGACTTCCAAG AAGCTGTGCTCCAAGGTGCAGCACATCCTGCAGGTGTGGGCCACTGGCCAGGGCGTGATCTCTCTGCACTGCTTCCAGAACGTCATCCCAGTGGAGGCCTACACCCGCGAGGCTTGCATGGTGGATGCCATGG GGCTGAAGATGCTGACCAATAAGAAGCGAGGAGACTACTACGGGGTAGTAGCGACCTGGCCAATGAAACAGAGGCGTGAGCTGGGGGTGCACCTGCTGTACCGCGCCATGCTGATCTTTCTGGCTGAGGGGGAGAGGCAACTGCGTCCGGCGGACCTCCGAGCTGCCTAG
- the babam1 gene encoding BRISC and BRCA1-A complex member 1, with translation MEAPEAGPADGEERLVELRPRTRSNPEGAEDRRSSNPQPTVGSRSEGEGEASTSDSPPSSITAATISAAVTPAVTPVNTAAKDRAKPAQPSPAPPLPATDFQLRAPRVNCPEKVIICLDLSEEMSLQKLESFNGSKTNALNISQKMIEMFVRTKHKIDKRHEFALVVVNDDALWLSGFTSDPRELCSCLYDLETNICESFNLEDLFNVILQKIELPQMENVQTIPPPHVVRTLLIYSRHAGQPQFNPSEAVSKMLQSPYFFFDVVYLHNGAEEQNDESSWKDVYSSFCNLDTKGMCYRFEVSLCGPAIELHNCMAKLLSHPLQRPFQSHASYSLLEGEEPQEIEATV, from the exons ATGGAGGCGCCTGAGGCCGGCCCTGCGGACGGAGAGGAGAGGTTAGTGGAGCTCCGGCCGAGGACGCGCTCCAACCCCGAAGGCGCCGAAGACCGGAGGAGCAGCAACCCGCAGCCTACCGTGGGCAGCCGTAgcgaaggagagggagaggcctCGACCAGCGACAGCCCGCCCAGCTCCATCACTGCCGCCACCATCTCTGCTGCAGTGACCCCTGCTGTAACACCTGTTAACACGGCTGCCAAGGACAGAGCCAAACCTGCACAGCCCTCCCCGGCACCCCCTCTGCCCGCCACAGACTTCCAGCTTCGTGCACCGCGAGTTAACTGTCCCGAGAAGGTG ATCATCTGTCTCGACCTGTCAGAGGAGATGTCATTGCAGAAGCTGGAGTCTTTCAATGG atCCAAAACCAACGCCCTGAACATCTCACAGAAGATGATAGAAATGTTTGTGAGGACAAAGCACAAGATTGACAAGCGTCACGAGTTTGCCCTGGTGGTAGTTAATGACGATGCCTTGTGG TTGTCTGGCTTCACCTCCGATCCCCGGGAACTGTGCAGCTGCCTTTATGACCTGGAGACGAACATCTGCGAGTCTTTCA ATCTTGAAGACCTTTTTAATGTGAT CCTCCAGAAGATTGAGCTGCCGCAGATGGAGAACGTGCAGACGATCCCTCCCCCTCATGTGGTGCGAACCCTGCTCATCTACAGCAGACACGCCGGGCAACCTCAGTTCAACCCCTCTGAGGCCGTCAGC AAGATGCTGCAGTCTCCCTATTTTTTCTTCGACGTGGTTTACCTGCACAACGGAGCGGAGGAGCAGAACGACGAGAGCAGCTGGAAG GACGTGTACTCCTCCTTCTGTAATCTGGACACCAAGGGCATGTGCTATCGGTTCGAAGTCTCGCTGTGCGGCCCGGCGATCGAGCTCCACAACTGTATGGCCAAACTTCTGTCCCACCCCTTACAGAGACCCTTCCAGAGCCATGCCTCCTATAGCCTGCTGGAGGGGGAGGAGCCTCAGGAAATAGAAGCCACTGTCTGA
- the ushbp1 gene encoding colorectal mutant cancer protein — translation MDTKDPLGEEMSAQTDAVGGGPSVPGEAPKYEDEPPTPNVVDQELNQCEQEVGGLPREIAELNRKLGKQQNPRDNRDSHSIPEPHSSPQSQRPQDHLGPPCEGPNPGKGGSAELWAELQGVLAALENSVQGRKTGAAPETACDEERQTEHLRAARESWVQVTQILEEMDREFGISYPSGLPDEERRQFQRDVLTYHQKNCDLGASLQHREEELRRSKSTLNALQEERERLKAKLLGLQHILQSKGSLSPPTSPSSSSSGVFSPCCSSPACPGSPLLLRHPERAVPALATGGNKVSSTPSSPTPGTPASPRHQLSRTSSFESETERLQRCIERLKSRNERLSAALERRKGESEQISMTLSQHEANSTALQMALRYSEECEEAYSELISLYQDRKERLQETAWAAESAKETEQPRCTDREHRSPETGESSLLPLGGTVDTNEAQHTERKEDAIRERIQRLKHDRASVCVPATEPDGEAKPSPDTDTLPGYRGQDFARPHSTKTEKAILLQELVTVREEMSELRAEIRLAEKERRCLEWTLTAQRAQEVARGLIAGSLREDLEEGQRPPKQGTPLLTANEGNPVPQNQTILREIEAALQREQVLRKRVTDLRGSLESVLLDSSLRMRQSDKLTAQLRQANSSVNGAYRCARRKYREQVWQLERQVVAMAERHSIQIGGLKGALQTLELKKAEANL, via the exons ATGGACACTAAAGACCCCTTAGGAGAAGAAATGAGTGCCCAGACTGATGCGGTTGGTGGG GGCCCTTCTGTGCCTGGGGAAGCTCCAAAATATGAGGATGAGCCTCCAACCCCCAATGTTGTTGACCAGGAGTTGAACCAGTGTGAGCAAGAGGTTGGCGGCTTGCCAAGGGAAATTGCGGAGCTAAACAGGAAACTGGGAAAGCAGCAGAATCCTAG GGACAACAGGGATTCCCATTCCATTCCAGAGCCTCATAGCAGCCCACAGTCCCAGCGCCCACAAGACCATTTAGGCCCACCCTGTGAGGGACCAAACCCTGGGAAAG GTGGCAGTGCTGAACTGTGGGCAGAGCTGCAGGGGGTCCTGGCTGCCCTGGAGAATTCCGTTCAAGGGAGGAAGACTGGGGCTGCCCCAGAGACTGCCTGCGATGAAGAGAGACAAACAGAGCACCTGCGGGCTGCCAGGGAGAGCTGGGTCCAGGTCACACAG ATCCTGGAGGAGATGGATAGAGAGTTTGGGATCTCCTACCCCTCGGGCCTACCAGATGAGGAGCGCCGCCAGTTTCAGAGAGACGTGCTGACCTACCATCAGAAAAACTGTGACCTCGGTGCAAGCCTGCAGCACCGGGAGGAGGAGCTTAGACGGTCAAAGAGCACACTGAACGCGCTGCAGGAAGAGCGGGAGAGGCTCAAAGCAAAG CTTTTGGGTCTCCAACATATCCTGCAGAGCAAGGGTAGCCTGTCTCCCCCTACTAGCCCCTCTAGCTCTTCCAGTGGAGTCTTTAGCCCCTGCTGCTCCTCTCCAGCCTGCCCTGGCTCTCCCCTGCTCCTGAGACACCCTGAGCGTGCTGTTCCTGCCCTGGCCACAGGGGGCAATAAAGTGTCTTCTACCCCTTCCTCCCCTACTCCTGGAACTCCAGCCTCCCCCAGGCaccagctctccaggaccagcagCTTCGAGAGTGAAACTGAGCGACTGCAGAG GTGCATTGAGAGGCTGAAGTCGCGGAATGAACGTCTGTCTGCAGCTCTGGAGAGGAGGAAAGGAGAGTCAGAGCAAATCAGCATGACACTCAGCCAACACGAGGCcaacagcactgcactgcagatGGCTCTGAGATACAG CGAGGAGTGTGAGGAGGCCTACAGCGAGCTGATTTCTCTGTATCAGGACAGGAAGGAGAGGCTGCAGGAAACAGCATGGGCTGcag AGTCTGCCAAAGAGACAGAGCAGCCGCGTTGCACCGACCGTGAACACAGGAGCCCCGAGACAGGGGAGTCCTCTCTTTTGCCACTAGGGGGCACTGTGGATACCAATGAAGCACAACACACTGAACGAAAGGAGGATGCCATTCGGGAGAGGATCCAGAGGCTGAAGCATGACAGGGCGTCGGTATGCGTCCCTGCCACAGAGCCCGATGGAGAAGCCAAACCCAGCCCAGACACTGACACCCTGCCAGGGTACAGGGGCCAGGACTTTGCCAGACCTCACAGCACCAAGACAGAGAAGGCGATATTGTTGCAGGAGCTGGTTACTGTCAGG GAGGAGATGTCAGAGCTGCGGGCGGAGATAAGGCTGGCGGAGAAGGAGAGGCGCTGCCTGGAGTGGACGCTCACGGCTCAGAGGGCACAGGAGGTAGCCAGGGGGCTAATAGCGGGCAGCCTGAGAGAGGATCTGGAGGAGGGGCAG AGACCTCCAAAGCAGGGAACCCCTCTACTAACTGCTAACGAGGGGAACCCCGTACCCCAAAACCAGACCATCCTGAGGGAGATTGAGGCAGCTTTGCAGAG GGAACAGGTGCTGAGGAAGAGGGTGACGGATCTGCGTGGGTCCCTGGAGTCGGTGTTGCTGGACAGCTCTCTCCGCATGAGGCAGAGTGACAAACTGACCGCCCAGCTCCGCCAGGCCAACAG CAGTGTGAACGGTGCCTACAGGTGCGCCCGCAGGAAGTACCGGGAGCAGGTGTGGCAGCTGGAGCGGCAGGTGGTGGCAATGGCAGAGAGACACAGCATTCAGATTGGGGGCCTGAAGGGGGCACTGCAAACGCTCGAGTTGAAGAAGGCCGAGGCGAATCTGTAG